A single region of the Nicotiana sylvestris chromosome 6, ASM39365v2, whole genome shotgun sequence genome encodes:
- the LOC138871850 gene encoding MAR-binding filament-like protein 1, producing the protein MKRKKYSERRDPKKEKNLVLKVESSDSSDENSDMAYLTKRFQKMEQYKQNLDKAGKRNLVPDKRFNRKSVPDNIVKQALAAWGDSSSESERELNAENSSMMAVETEAMKYDSLFVLMAQSDDDNEEDEDDEVNFRDVQRNLKSYYSKKLRSLSNVLIDAYYSLVNDKEILTIELGEAEQYRDDLVVCVVDLNETIANLEQEKEALNERITSVENERDDLMVVVVDLKETIEGLNSGKHTLEEKVASTEEERDDLLVICTDLEETIKGLNREHRNASLGKGKEVASETHIMLEKELTVVKTSLCRELERNQQLQAELEKVRNDLQKFLKWTWSSDAVTAMYLNNSGNKQGIGFQREKTPYNPHSKYVTIPDNWQCTHCGNNKHFKENCQARVQSD; encoded by the exons atgaaaagaaagaaatacagtgaaagaagagaccctaaaaaggaaaagaacctaGTGCTTAAGGTTGAAAGCAGTGATTCAAGTGATGAAAATAGcgacatggcctatcttactaagagatttcaaaagatg GAGCAATACAAGCAAAATCTTGacaaagcaggaaaaaggaacctggttccagatAAAAGATTCAATCGAAAAAGTGTTCCAGACAATATCGTTAAGCAGgctcttgctgcttggggagactcctcaAGTGAATCCGAAAGGGAATTAAATGCAGaaaatagttccatgatggcTGTGGAAACTGAAGCAATGAAGTACGATTCACTGTTCGTGCTGATGGCTCAGTCAGATGATGataatgaagaagatgaagatgatgaggtaaacttcagggatgttcagagaaatctgaaatcctattatTCTAAGAAGCTAAGGTCTTTATCTAATGTCCTAATTGATGCCTATTACAGCCTTGtaaatgataaggagatcctgaccatagaactaggagaGGCCGAACAATATAGAGATGATCTAGTGGTTTGTGTAGTGGActtaaatgagaccatagctaatcttgaacaagaaaaggaagccttgaatgaaagaataactagtgtggaaaatgagagagatgatctgatggtagtagttgttgatctaaaagaaacaatagaGGGCCTTAACAGTGGGAAACACACCTTAGAAGAAAAAGTTGCATCTACTGAAGAAGAAAGGGATGACCTGTTAGTAATATGCACCGATCTAGAGGAAACCATTaagggactcaatagagaacataggaatgcaagtcttgggaaagggaaggaagtagccAGTGAGACGCACATCATGCTTGAAAAGGAGTTAACTGTTGTGAAAACCAGTCTCTGCAGAGAACTCGAGAGGAATCAacaacttcaagctgaattggagaaagtTAGAAATGATCTTCAGAAATTtctgaagtggacctggtcctcagatgccGTCACTGCCATGTATCTCAACAACAGTGGGAACAAGCAGGGCATCGGGTTCCAgagggagaaaactccctacaaccCGCACAGTAAATATGTCACTATACCTGATAACTGGCAATGTACCCATTGTGGGAACAATAAGCATTTTAAAGAAAACTGCCAGGCTAGGGTTCAATCTGattag